In Sander lucioperca isolate FBNREF2018 chromosome 12, SLUC_FBN_1.2, whole genome shotgun sequence, one DNA window encodes the following:
- the rhoab gene encoding rho-related GTP-binding protein RhoA-B, whose product MAAIRKKLVIVGDGACGKTCLLIVFSKDQFPEVYVPTVFENYVADIEVDGKQVELALWDTAGQEDYDRLRPLSYPDTDVILMCFSIDSPDSLENIPEKWTPEVKHFCPNVPIILVGNKKDLRNDDHTRRELAKMKQEPVKSEEGRDMAGRIAAFGYMECSAKTKDGVREVFEMATRAALQARRGKKNNKCVVL is encoded by the exons ATGGCAGCCATCCGTAAGAAGCTGGTGATAGTGGGGGATGGAGCTTGTGGAAAGACCTGCCTTCTGATTGTCTTCAGCAAGGACCAGTTCCCCGAGGTCTACGTCCCCACCGTGTTCGAGAACTACGTTGCTGACATAGAGGTGGATGGCAAACAG gtggaGTTGGCTCTCTGGGATACTGCGGGTCAGGAAGACTATGACAGGCTTAGACCTCTCTCTTATCCAGACACTGACGTCATCCTCATGTGCTTCTCCATAGACAGCCCTGACAGCTTGG AAAACATTCCAGAGAAGTGGACCCCAGAGGTCAAACACTTCTGTCCCAACGTTCCCATCATCCTGGTAGGAAACAAAAAAGACCTGCGCAACGATGACCACACGCGCCGAGAGCTGGCCAAGATGAAACAG GAGCCAGTGAAGTCAGAGGAGGGCCGGGACATGGCTGGCCGGATTGCAGCTTTCGGTTACATGGAGTGCTCCGCTAAGACCAAGGACGGCGTGCGGGAGGTGTTTGAGATGGCCACCAGGGCGGCTCTGCAGGCCCGCCGCGGAAAGAAGAACAATAAATGTGTAGTGCTGTAA